The following coding sequences lie in one Leucobacter allii genomic window:
- a CDS encoding metalloregulator ArsR/SmtB family transcription factor — protein MADTMSDVFGALAHPTRRQILQDLKAGERAAGEIAAAFRATGPTISRHLAVLRQAGLVTERREGNRILYSLVGERLALSVGDFLSAVCPEQIVLRQTRGSGRRDAAERDA, from the coding sequence ATGGCAGACACGATGAGCGACGTCTTCGGGGCGCTGGCGCACCCGACCAGGCGGCAGATCCTGCAGGACCTCAAGGCGGGCGAGCGCGCCGCCGGCGAGATCGCCGCGGCCTTCCGGGCCACGGGACCCACGATCTCCCGGCACCTGGCCGTGCTCAGGCAGGCCGGCCTCGTGACGGAGCGGCGCGAGGGGAACCGGATCCTCTACTCCCTCGTGGGGGAGCGGCTCGCGCTCTCGGTCGGCGACTTCCTCTCCGCCGTCTGCCCCGAGCAGATCGTGCTCAGGCAGACGCGCGGGAGCGGTCGCCGCGACGCCGCGGAGCGCGACGCATGA